CGCGCGGGCGTCCTCCAGCCCGGCGACGATCGCGTCGTCGACCTTGATCCGGTCCAGGATCGTGCCGGCCGCCGCGATCCGGGCGCGGACGTCGACCAGTTCGGTCTGCTGACCGATCAGCCGATCCAGCTCGGCCCGATCCATCAGATCCGCTACCCGGCGCTCGGCCGCCTGCACGTCCGTACGCCGCAGGTCCTTCAGCTCGACGACCTCCGCCAGCGCGGCCTCCGCCGCCTGCACGGTCTCGGCCGCGGTCCGCGCCACCAGCTCGGCGTCACCGCGCCGCGCGGCCAGCTCGGTCTCGTACTTGGTGAATCGCTCGACCTCGTCCAGCAGCCGCTCCCGATCCAGCCGCGTACGCGTGTGGTTCTCCAGCCGGGCGCGACCGGTCTCGGCCCGGGACCGCACCGAATCGCGGCGGAGCAGGATCTCGTCGGTCGCCTGCTTCCGCTCGCGCAGCTCTTCGACCCCGGCCAGGTGATCGGTCAGCCGCGCGGTCACGTCCTCGAGATCCAGGTTCAGCCGCTCGGCGCGGCGGATGTCGGACCGGACCTCGTCCATCGCCTGCAGCGCCTGCGCCGCGCCCAGCTCGGCCGCCGAAACCGCCTTCGCGGACCGGGCGAAATCACCGGTCGGCTTGCCACGCGGCGTCCAGTACCGCAGGTACTCGTGCTCGACCGCCGTCACCAAGGGCATCGACGCGCCGTCGACCGGGGTACCGGACTCGGCCGTCACGGCGGTGATCAGCGGCTCCGCGTCAGCTGGCGTTGGCAGCACCAACGACTGGCCCTGACTGACCATCAGCGTCTGCCAGAGCACCGGGTCGACGTTCTGCTTGAACAGCCGCTCGGCCTCGTTGTGCGCCTCGCGCCCGGTCCAGGACTGCCGCCGGCCGTCCGGCTCGACGATCGTCAGCTCGGTGGACCGGTTCTTCAGCCAGCGCTTCGTGTAGGTGAGCTCGCGGCCGCCGAGGCTCAGCTCGGCGGTGACCTCCGGCCCGACATCCTGACCGACCGGCTGAATGTCCTTGATCCGGGTCGATTTCGAGTCGTCGGGCAGGTCGAAGATCAGCCCGAACGCCTCCACCAGGCTGGACTTCCCGACCTCGTTGTCACCGACCACCACGGTGGTACCGAGCGCGCGGAACCTGACAATGCGGTCCTTGACGCCACGGAAGTCCCGTAGCGCCAAGCTGTGTAATCTCATCCCGCGTCCCGCGCCAATCGATGCATCAGCGAGAGCGCCGCGCCGGCACCCTCGTCGCCGCCGGCCAGCGCCTGCCGCAGCTCCTCCATCGCGGCCCGGGCCGGACCGCTCAGCTGCAGCGACTCCAGGTCCGCCGCGTCCGGCGCCGGCCGCACGGTCCAGAACTTGGTCCACCGTTCGACGCTCGCGAACACCTCGCCCTGCGCGTCGATGATGGTGTCCAGCCGGGTCAGCAGCGGCAGCGACAACGAGCCGTCACCGGCGAGTCGTACGTAGGTCCGCTCCTTGTCCGGAAGCTCCGCGAACCAGTCCTCCAGCGCCGTGATCGACTCCTCGTCGAACAGCTCGACCCGGTGGTCGACCATGTGCCAGGCACCGACGCGGATCGGCTCGACCTCGATACCGTCGCCGATCGTCACCTTCAGCACGTTGCCCGGGGCGTCCTCCTCCGGCGACGTGACCTCCTGCGTGCCAGAGAACCAGATCCGGTCCGTGACGCGCGTCGTCGAGTGCCGGTCGCCGAGTCCGACGTACTGCAGCCGGCCGTCCGTGACCGCCGCCTCCATCGCCGCCTGATCGATCGTCGGCACCTCGGACATGCCGCCGGACAGGCTCGTCAGCTGCCCGTGGGCGAGCAGGATCCGGATCGTGGCTGGGCCGGCCGCTGAGTCAACCGCGGGATCGACTTCGAGGCCGGCGTACCCGGGCGCGGCCGGATCGGAGAGCGGGCGGCGCGAACGCCAGGGCGCACCGACGATCTCGACGCCCGGCAAGATCCGGAACGGCGTCGTTTCGGTCAGGACCGTGACGTGGCCGGGCGCGTGCGCGAGCCACTGGCTCGACGTCCACAGCGACCCCGGCTCGAGTGCGTCGTGGTTACCCGGCAGCAGCACCACCGGGACCGGAATCCGCTTCAGCGCCTCACAAGCGCGCAGGATGGTTTGCCGCTCGACCTGGTTGTGCTCGAACACGTCCCCGGTGACGACCACGAACGCCGCCCCGGTCCGCTCCGCGACGGCGCCGATCCGCGCGACCGCGTCCAGGCGCGCCTGACCCCACCGGGCCTGGCCGTCCGGCCCCAGGAACCGGCGCATCATGCCGAGCTGCCAGTCCGAGCTGTGCAGAAACGTGAGCGAGTCCATTGCGGACAGAACGCTAACCCGAGCCACCGACACTCGCACCCTCAACACACACAATCTCCCCACACCGCCCACACTCCGGACAGTCGCCGGCCGCCTACCATTCGGTGGTGACCGTGTATCTGGAGACCTCCCGGCTCGTACTGCGGAGGTTCACGCCCGACGACCTGGACCTGCTGGTCGAGCTGGACTCCGATCCGGAGGTGATGCGGTACCTGACTGGTGAGCCAACTCCGCGCGCCGAAGTTGCGGACGTGGTGCTGCCGGAGATCCTGAATGTGTACGCCGAGCACCCGCGGCTGGGGACGTTCAAGGCCGAGTCGGCCAAGGGCTTCATCGGGTGGTTCGGGCTGCAACCGACGGATGAGCTGGGTACCGCGGGCGTCGGCTACCGGTTGAACCGGGCCGCGTGGGGCAAGGGGTACGCGACCGAAGGCACCAAGGCGCTGATCGCGCACGCGTTCACCGAGCTCGGGATGGAGCGCGTGGTCGCTGACACGATGGCGGTGAACCACCGGTCGCGGGCGGTGATGCGGCGGTCGGGGCTGCGGTTCCTGAAGGTGTACCACGAGCACTTCGACGACCCGCTGCCCGGAACCGAGTTCGGCGAGGTCCTGTACGGGGTGGACCGGGCCACCTGGGAAACTGGACGCCATGGGTGAATCCGCGGACGACCGGCCGTACGCCGTGCTCGACATCGACGCGACCTTGTCCGACACCAGCCAACGGGTGCACTTCCTGCAGAAGAAGCCGAAGGACTGGGACTCGTTCTTCGCGCACGCCAAGGAGGACGCGGTACTCGACGAGGGCCTCGCGGTCGCGACCACGCTGGCGGCTGACCACGAGATCGTCTACCTGACCGGGCGGCCGGAGCGGCTGCGGCGGGACACCGTCAAATGGCTGAAGGACAACGGCTTTCCGGACGGGAAGCTGTACATGCGCGGCAACACCGACCGCCGGCCGTCGATGCTGATGAAGCTCGGCCGGCTGCAACGCCTCGCCGAGCAGCGCCCGGTCGCCGTACTGGTCGATGACGACGTGAAGGTGATCGCGGCGGCGGAGAAGGCCGGGTACCCGGTGCTGAGGGCCGACTGGGGACTCGATGCCGAGACCCAGCCGGCCCTCTTCGAAGCTCAGGAATCCGAAGGACGGACCTGAGGCACTACTTGCCCGGTTACTTGCTCAGCCCGACGATCAGCACGTTCGCGTACGGCGGGTACGGCGGCAGGTAGAAGTTCTGCACCTTCGACCCGTGCAGGAACGCGTTCCGCGCGTAGATCAGCGGCACCAGCGGCGCGTCGGCCATCGCCTGCTTGTCGACCGCCGCCCACAGGGACGCCGACTTGTTCAGGTCCGGCTCGGCCGTGGCCGCCGCGATCGCCGAATCCACCGCCGGGTTCGAGTAGCGGGAGATGTTGTACCCGCCGTTGCCGATCTCCGAGGATGCGATCAGCGGCTGGATGTTGCCGATCGCGCTCGGGAAGTCCGGCAGCCAGCTCGACACGGTCAGGTCGAAGTCCGGCTTGTTGCCCGTGATCAGGTCCGTCAGCGGGGTGTTGTCCATCGGCTTGATCGTGACCGTGATTCCGGCCCGCTTCAGGCCCTGCTGGATCGCCTGCGCGACGCCGAGGCCGGCCGCGCCGCTCGAGGTGCTGTCGGCGACGAGCACCAGGTTCAGGTTGCTGACGCCGGCGGCCTGCAGCAGCTGCTTCGCCTTCTCCGGGTCACCGGCCGGCGGTGCCTCGTACAGGTTGTACTTGTTGTAACCGTTCATCCCCGGCGTGATCAGCGTCGAGGCGATCTCACCGCCGTACTCCGGGCCGCCCTGCGCGACCTGGACGGCCTGCTTGTCCACGGCGTACTCGATCGCCTTGCGGACCTGCGGGTTCGACAGCGCCGGCCGCTTCGTGTTCATCGCGAGGTACGCGAGCGCACCGGACGGCGACGTGGCCACCCGCGCCTTGACGGCCGGGTTGCCCGAGATCGTCGGGATCAGCGCGGCAGGTACGGAAACCCCGGTCGTGGCGGCGAACTTGTCGTCGCCGGAGTCCGCGATCAGCCGCTGGTTCACCACATCCGGCTGCAGGCCCATGTCGGTGACGATCGAGTCCGGCAGACCGGTACGGGCCTGGTCGGTCGACTTGTCCCAGTTCGGGTTGCGTACCAGCACCAGCTTCGAGCCCGGCGCGTACGACTGCACCTGGTACGGACCGCTGGCCACCGGCTTCTCGCCGTAGTGCGCCGGGTCGGTGTCGGCCTTCTTCGGCACCGGGGAGAACGCCGGCATGCTGACGATCCACGGCCAGTCGCCGTACGGCTTGTTCAGCTTGAAGATGATCGTGGTGTCGTCGGGCGTCTCGATCGACGCCAGCTCACCACCCTTGTACGGGCCGGTGTACTTGTCGCCACCGACCAGCAGCGACTTGTGGTAGCCCAGTCCACCGGACAGCTCCGGGGCGAACGAACGCTCCACGCCGTACTTGATGTCGGCGGCAACGATCGGCGAACCGTCGGAGTACTTCAGGCCGGACTTCAGCTTGTACGTCCAGGTCTTGCCGCCGTCACTCACCTTGCCGGTGTCGGTGGCCAGGTCCGGTACCAGCTCGGCCGCCTTGTCCGGCGAGGTCTTCCACGAGGTCAGGCCGCGCAGCACCAGGTGGATGCTGCTGACGCCGAGGTTCTGGCTCTTGGCCGGGTCGAAGCTGATCTCCTTGGCGGTGCTCAGCACATGGAACGTACCGCCCGGCTCGGCGGCGGACGCGCTGCTGCCGGCGTTGGGCGTGGACTTGTTGTTGGCGTTGCAGGCGGCCGCCGCCAGGGCGAGTACGGCCGCTAGCGCGACCGCTCGGGATATGCGTTTCATGACGTCCTCTCAGAGGTGGGGGGCTCAGGGAAGTAGCAGGCGGCCCGGTGTTCGGTCGACCCCGCCACGGGCTCCAGCACCGGTCGTTCGGTCGCGCACACGTCCTCGGCCTTGTAACAGCGGGTCCGGAACGGGCAGCCGGACGGCGGCGCGATCGGAGTCGGCACGTCGCCGGTCAGCACGATCCGGTCCCGGACCACGCCCGGCTCCGGCACCGGCACCGCGGACAGCAACGCCTTCGTGTACGGGTGGGCCGGCGCCGCGTACACCTGGTCGGCCGGCCCTTCCTCGACGATCGTGCCGAGGTACATGACCGCCAGCCGGTCCGCGACCTGACGAACCACGGCGAGATCATGGGCAACGAGCACGTACGACAGGCCGAGCTCGTCGCGCAGGTCGGCCAGCAGGTTCAGTACTTGCGCCTGCACCGACACATCGAGCGCGGAGACCGGTTCGTCACACACCAGCAGCTCCGGCTTGACCGAGAGCGCGCGGGCAATGCCGATGCGCTGACGCTGACCGCCGGAGAACTCGTGCGGGTACCGCTCCAGCTGCTGCTCGGCCAGACCGACCTGCTCGAGCAGCTCGACCAGTTGGGCACGCGTTGGCTTGATCCCCTGCGCGCGGAACGGCGTACTGAGAATGGTTCCGACCGACTGGCGTGGATTCAGCGACGCCTGCGGGTCCTGGAAGACCATCTGGATCTGCCGGCGCACCGGCCGGAGCCGGCGGCCGCGCAGCTTCGTCACGTCCTTGCCGCCGATCTCGACCCGGCCGGTGGTCGGGTCGAGCAGCCGGGTCGCGACCCGGGCCAACGTCGACTTGCCGGAACCGGATTCGCCGACCAGGCCGACCGTTTCGCCCTTCCGGACCACGAGGTTGACCCCGTCGACCGCACGGACCGCCTGCGCCTTCTGCCACGGCACCCCGCGCAGACCGAAGTGCTTCTTCACGTCCTTGAGGTTCAGCAGCTCAGTTGTTGTCATAGCAGCGGCTCCGGACGGCGGCCCAGATGGCAGGCGGCCTCATGATCGCCTTCGCCCGGCCGCGGCGTGAGCTCCGGGCGCTCCGTGACGCACCGCTCACCGACCAGGTGCGTGTACGCGCAGCGCGGCTGGAACGGGCAGCCGGTGCTGATCGACCCCGGACTCGGTGGACTGCCCGGAATCGTGGTCAGCCGGCGCTTCGGCGGCACGTCCACCCGTGGCATCGCGCCGAGCAGTCCGAGGCTGTACGGGTGCGCGGCCCGGAAGAACAGGTCGCGGACCGTACCACGCTCGGCGGCGCGGCCCGCGTACATCACCAGGACGTCGTCGGCCACCTCGGCGACCACACCGAGGTCGTGCGAGATCAGTACGAGTGCCGTACCGAACTCTTCCTGGACGTCGTCCAGCAGGCGCATGATCTGCGCCTGGACGGTGACGTCGAGTGCGGTCGTCGGCTCGTCCGCGATCAGCACCCTCGGGTTGTTCACCAGAGCCATAGCAATCACGACCCGCTGCCGCATTCCCCCGGAGAACTCGTGCGGGTAACTTTCCGCGCGCCGGGCCGCGTCCGGGATGCCGACCTTGTCGAGCAGCTCGACCGCGCGCCGGCGCGCGTCCTTCTTCGACACGTCGTGGTGCAGCCGGTACGCCTCGGCGACCTGCCAGCCGACGCTGTAGTACGGATTCAGGGCCGACAGCGCGTCCTGGAACACCATCGCGATGTCGTTGCCGCGGACCTTGCGCAGCTCGTCGTTGGGCAGACCGACCAGTTCGCGGCCGTCCAGCAGCACCTCGCCGGTGACCGTCGCGTTCGACGGCAGCAGGCCCATCACGGCGGCCGAGCTGACGCTCTTGCCGGAACCGGACTCGCCGACGATCGCGAGCGTCTCCCCCGCCGCGACCGCGAAGTCGATCCCGTCCACGGCCGGCACCGGACCGCCCTCGGTCGCGAACGTGACGTGCAGGTCGTGCACCTCCAGCACCGGGTCAGCCATGACTCACCCTCGGGTCGAGCACACCGTGCACTATGTCCACCACCAGGTTCGCGAGGATGATCAGGAACGCGGCGAAAAGCGTCACGCCGACGACCACGGCAACGTCCAGCTGATTGACGGCACTGATCAGCAGGTCACCGAGACCCTGCATGCTGAACACCTTCTCCGTCAGGATGGCACCACCGAGCAGCGTGCCCAGGTCCAGGCCGAACAACGTGATCACTGGTACCAGTACGCCGCGCAGGCCGTGTGTCAGCACCACTCTGGTCTCGCCGGCACCCTTGGCCCGTGCAGTGGTGATGTAGTCGAGGTTCAGCTCCTCCAGCATCTGCGAGCGCGTCAGCCGGATGTACGAGGCCGCCTGTAGTAGTGCCAGCACGATCCACGGCGTGACCAGGTGCCACACCCAGTCCACCGGGCTGTCGCCGAACGGTACGTACCCGTTGACCGGGACCATGTTCAGCCAGAAGCCGAACACCAGGATCGCCAGTAGACCCAGCAGGAACGACGGGGTCGAGACACCGACCAATGCGACGCCGATGGCGAGGCGGTCGAGCAGGCGGCCGCGGTTGAGTGCGGCGATCACACCTAGCGAGACGCCGATCAACAGCCACAGCACGGCGGCACCGAGGGTGATCGAGGCGGTGATGGGCAACCGGTCCAGGATCAGCGTGGTCACCGGGCGCGCCAGCGGGAACGAGTAGCCGAAGCAGGGCGCGTTGCAGTGCACGGCCGCCGTACCCTCGCCGAACGTACGCCCGGCGAAGATGCCCTTCAGGAACTGCAGGTACTGCTGCAGGGTGCTCTGGTCGAGCTGCATGAAGTGGCGGGCCTGCTCCAGGCGGTCCGGCGTACACGGCTTGCCGCAGGCGAGGTGCGCCGGGTCGGCCGGGATCGCGTAGAAGACCAGGTAGACGGCCAGGCTGAGCGCGAGCATGACCAGTAGCGCGGCGAACAGGCGCCGGACGATGAACCAGACGAGATCAGGCATCAGTTCGTCCTCCGCAGCCGCACGTCGAACGCGTCCCGTACGCCGTCGCCGAGCAAGGTGAAGCCGAGTACGGCGAGGAACAGCATCGCGCCGGGGAACAGCAGGAACCACGGGTCGGCGCCCGTGTACACCCAGGCGATCGAGTCCGCGATCGAGCGGCCGAGACTCGGTGTCGGTGGTGGTACGCCGACGCCGAGGAAGGACAGTGCGGCCTCCGTACCGACGTAGCCCGGGATGGCCAGCGTGGCGATCACCAGGACCGGGCCGAGCAGGTTCGGCAGGAGCTCGCGGGTGATCACCATCCAGCCGGACGAACCGACGCTGCGGGCCGCCTCGACGAACTCACGGGCGACCAGCGAGCGGGCCTGGTTCCGGATCAGGCGCGCCAGGGCGGCCCAGCCGAAGAAGCTCAGCACCAGGATCAGCAGCAGCCAGCGCGGGAACCTGGCCGGCACGATGATGCCGAGGGCAATCATGAAGACCAGCTGCGGGAAACCGAACAGGAAGTCCAGCAACCGGGACAGGATC
The genomic region above belongs to Kribbella solani and contains:
- a CDS encoding metallophosphoesterase family protein, with protein sequence MDSLTFLHSSDWQLGMMRRFLGPDGQARWGQARLDAVARIGAVAERTGAAFVVVTGDVFEHNQVERQTILRACEALKRIPVPVVLLPGNHDALEPGSLWTSSQWLAHAPGHVTVLTETTPFRILPGVEIVGAPWRSRRPLSDPAAPGYAGLEVDPAVDSAAGPATIRILLAHGQLTSLSGGMSEVPTIDQAAMEAAVTDGRLQYVGLGDRHSTTRVTDRIWFSGTQEVTSPEEDAPGNVLKVTIGDGIEVEPIRVGAWHMVDHRVELFDEESITALEDWFAELPDKERTYVRLAGDGSLSLPLLTRLDTIIDAQGEVFASVERWTKFWTVRPAPDAADLESLQLSGPARAAMEELRQALAGGDEGAGAALSLMHRLARDAG
- a CDS encoding ABC transporter substrate-binding protein is translated as MKRISRAVALAAVLALAAAACNANNKSTPNAGSSASAAEPGGTFHVLSTAKEISFDPAKSQNLGVSSIHLVLRGLTSWKTSPDKAAELVPDLATDTGKVSDGGKTWTYKLKSGLKYSDGSPIVAADIKYGVERSFAPELSGGLGYHKSLLVGGDKYTGPYKGGELASIETPDDTTIIFKLNKPYGDWPWIVSMPAFSPVPKKADTDPAHYGEKPVASGPYQVQSYAPGSKLVLVRNPNWDKSTDQARTGLPDSIVTDMGLQPDVVNQRLIADSGDDKFAATTGVSVPAALIPTISGNPAVKARVATSPSGALAYLAMNTKRPALSNPQVRKAIEYAVDKQAVQVAQGGPEYGGEIASTLITPGMNGYNKYNLYEAPPAGDPEKAKQLLQAAGVSNLNLVLVADSTSSGAAGLGVAQAIQQGLKRAGITVTIKPMDNTPLTDLITGNKPDFDLTVSSWLPDFPSAIGNIQPLIASSEIGNGGYNISRYSNPAVDSAIAAATAEPDLNKSASLWAAVDKQAMADAPLVPLIYARNAFLHGSKVQNFYLPPYPPYANVLIVGLSK
- a CDS encoding GNAT family N-acetyltransferase, encoding MTVYLETSRLVLRRFTPDDLDLLVELDSDPEVMRYLTGEPTPRAEVADVVLPEILNVYAEHPRLGTFKAESAKGFIGWFGLQPTDELGTAGVGYRLNRAAWGKGYATEGTKALIAHAFTELGMERVVADTMAVNHRSRAVMRRSGLRFLKVYHEHFDDPLPGTEFGEVLYGVDRATWETGRHG
- a CDS encoding ABC transporter permease, which produces MPDLVWFIVRRLFAALLVMLALSLAVYLVFYAIPADPAHLACGKPCTPDRLEQARHFMQLDQSTLQQYLQFLKGIFAGRTFGEGTAAVHCNAPCFGYSFPLARPVTTLILDRLPITASITLGAAVLWLLIGVSLGVIAALNRGRLLDRLAIGVALVGVSTPSFLLGLLAILVFGFWLNMVPVNGYVPFGDSPVDWVWHLVTPWIVLALLQAASYIRLTRSQMLEELNLDYITTARAKGAGETRVVLTHGLRGVLVPVITLFGLDLGTLLGGAILTEKVFSMQGLGDLLISAVNQLDVAVVVGVTLFAAFLIILANLVVDIVHGVLDPRVSHG
- a CDS encoding ABC transporter ATP-binding protein, with the protein product MADPVLEVHDLHVTFATEGGPVPAVDGIDFAVAAGETLAIVGESGSGKSVSSAAVMGLLPSNATVTGEVLLDGRELVGLPNDELRKVRGNDIAMVFQDALSALNPYYSVGWQVAEAYRLHHDVSKKDARRRAVELLDKVGIPDAARRAESYPHEFSGGMRQRVVIAMALVNNPRVLIADEPTTALDVTVQAQIMRLLDDVQEEFGTALVLISHDLGVVAEVADDVLVMYAGRAAERGTVRDLFFRAAHPYSLGLLGAMPRVDVPPKRRLTTIPGSPPSPGSISTGCPFQPRCAYTHLVGERCVTERPELTPRPGEGDHEAACHLGRRPEPLL
- a CDS encoding ABC transporter permease subunit is translated as MTSSVAGTVSPTRQALRRMRRDRSARVGLVLVVLLVVIAAAAPLLVKLAGQDATTYHIDLLDPARGNAPRGALGGVSGSHWFGVEPLTGRDLFSIVVLGLRTSLFIAVVVTVITAVVGTLAGISAAYFGGWYDAILSRLLDFLFGFPQLVFMIALGIIVPARFPRWLLLILVLSFFGWAALARLIRNQARSLVAREFVEAARSVGSSGWMVITRELLPNLLGPVLVIATLAIPGYVGTEAALSFLGVGVPPPTPSLGRSIADSIAWVYTGADPWFLLFPGAMLFLAVLGFTLLGDGVRDAFDVRLRRTN
- a CDS encoding HAD family acid phosphatase; the encoded protein is MGESADDRPYAVLDIDATLSDTSQRVHFLQKKPKDWDSFFAHAKEDAVLDEGLAVATTLAADHEIVYLTGRPERLRRDTVKWLKDNGFPDGKLYMRGNTDRRPSMLMKLGRLQRLAEQRPVAVLVDDDVKVIAAAEKAGYPVLRADWGLDAETQPALFEAQESEGRT
- a CDS encoding ABC transporter ATP-binding protein — its product is MTTTELLNLKDVKKHFGLRGVPWQKAQAVRAVDGVNLVVRKGETVGLVGESGSGKSTLARVATRLLDPTTGRVEIGGKDVTKLRGRRLRPVRRQIQMVFQDPQASLNPRQSVGTILSTPFRAQGIKPTRAQLVELLEQVGLAEQQLERYPHEFSGGQRQRIGIARALSVKPELLVCDEPVSALDVSVQAQVLNLLADLRDELGLSYVLVAHDLAVVRQVADRLAVMYLGTIVEEGPADQVYAAPAHPYTKALLSAVPVPEPGVVRDRIVLTGDVPTPIAPPSGCPFRTRCYKAEDVCATERPVLEPVAGSTEHRAACYFPEPPTSERTS